The genomic DNA CTAAAATTAACGGATTTTGGCAGTAAGATATTTCATCCGGCTCGCTTTCAAAGGCACGAATTACCATGGTTGGCAAATCCAGGCCAATGCCGCAACCATACAGGAAACAATTAATAAAGCCCTAAGCACCATACTCCGTGAAGAAATCCATGTGGTTGGAGCAGGAAGAACAGACACCGGAGTCCATGCTTCCTGTTTTTATGCCCACTTTGATGTTCGGGCAAACATCATTTACGAACGGGAAAACATCATTTTCCGGCTCAACCGCTTTCTACCCGATGACATTGCCATTTATGATCTCTTCCCGGTGAAAGAAAAGGCGCACGCCAGGTATGATGCTATATCGCGTACTTACCAATATCAAATTACAGCAATCAAGGATCCGTTCAGGAGAGAATCTGCCTATTACTGCTTTTGGAAGCTCAATGTAGAGAAAATGAACCAGGCATGCCATTTCCTCTTTGACTATAAAGACTTCACAAGTTTCAGCAAAAGCCAAACCCAGGTGAAAACAAATTTTTGTGAGATTTATCAAGCAGAATGGACAAAAGAGAAACATTTGCTCATTTTTACCGTAAAAGCAAACAGATTTTTAAGAAATATGGTTAGAGCAATAGTTGGTACCATGCTTGAGATAGGACAGGAAAAAATTGAACCGGAACAAATTAAAGAGATCATTGAGAGCAAAGACCGTTCTAATGCGGGTTATTCGGTTCCTCCCAACGGACTTTTTCTCACAAATATTGAATATCCGGATGATATCCTGTCAGAACAATAAAAGACCGGGAGATTGGATGACCACTTTTAAAAGGATTGCAACAAATATTAGAGTGACATTGCTATAAAAAAATGACAAACATGAAGATCAGATTTTCCATCGCTACCAAACTGATATTGGGTATCGGAGCCATCATCATAGCCATTCTTATCAATAGCTATATCATCAACAATTCGCTGGAAAAAAGCCGTAGAATCAACGAACAAATCACCGAGCTTTATGTGCCTTCCTCATCACATCTTAACGACCTGTATAACCTGGTAAACCGTTCCAAATCCCTCATAAAAAGCTGGGTATTTATAGACAAAAAGGAAAACACACCCGACAAAAAGCAGCTTAAACAACTTCATAATCAGGATTTGCCCCGGCTTCACGAAGAGATTGCGCAACTGTCAAAGAACTGGGACGAGAAAGAAAAGGAAAAATACGAAGAGATATATACGGCCATTAAAGATTCTTTATTTCCAAAGCACAAAAACATCATGCAAAAGCTTAATACCTTCGAAAGTTATAATGATGCGATGCTGCTTTTTGAAATTACTCCACAAGTTGAATATGGAGGTGAAATCATTGTCATGACAGATGAAATTCTGAACCAGATCAGTACCTTAAGAGGAACCATGCAGAATAAGGTGAACAACTCAAGAACCCAGATGACTTCAATATTCAACAAATTTGAAAACTCCATCACCGTATTGGGTATTTCTTTAGTTGTCATTTCCGTTATTATCGCCTTAATCCTGACCCGTACAACAGTGAGGCCCATTAAGAATGTAAAAGACACCCTTTATTCTATGTGCAAAGGGGTATTGCCTAAAGAAAAGCTCAAAGTCAGAAATGATGAGATCGGCGACATGTCCGCAGCACTCAACGACCTGATAGAAAGTTTTAGAAAATTCACCCATTTTGCCAAGGAGATTGGCAAAGGCAATTACGATGTTAAATTCAAACCCTTAAGCGAGCAGGATGATCTGGGCAATGCCCTTCTTGAAATGCGTGACAATCTTAAAACAGCTTCCGCAGAAGATGAAAAGCGCAAGAAAGAAGATGAACAAAGAAACTGGGCTTCCCAGGGCATCGCTAAGTTTTCCGAATTGTTAAGGGAAAACAATGAGAATTTGGAAGAACTTTCATACCAAATCATTAAAAATTTGGTGAAATATACAGAAACCAACCAGGGCGGCCTCTTTATAATCAATGATGAAGATGAGAACAATAAGTTCATCGAACTGAAAG from Bacteroidales bacterium includes the following:
- a CDS encoding GAF domain-containing protein, whose amino-acid sequence is MKIRFSIATKLILGIGAIIIAILINSYIINNSLEKSRRINEQITELYVPSSSHLNDLYNLVNRSKSLIKSWVFIDKKENTPDKKQLKQLHNQDLPRLHEEIAQLSKNWDEKEKEKYEEIYTAIKDSLFPKHKNIMQKLNTFESYNDAMLLFEITPQVEYGGEIIVMTDEILNQISTLRGTMQNKVNNSRTQMTSIFNKFENSITVLGISLVVISVIIALILTRTTVRPIKNVKDTLYSMCKGVLPKEKLKVRNDEIGDMSAALNDLIESFRKFTHFAKEIGKGNYDVKFKPLSEQDDLGNALLEMRDNLKTASAEDEKRKKEDEQRNWASQGIAKFSELLRENNENLEELSYQIIKNLVKYTETNQGGLFIINDEDENNKFIELKAAYAYNRRKYLEKKIDMGEGLIGRVIQEGETIYMTDLPDNYINITSGLGDANPHSLLIVPLKTNDEIHGAIEIASFHELENYKIEFIERVGENIASTLSAVKINIRTNELLEKSQQQAEEMKSQEEEMRQNMEELKATQEESSRREQELKEKLEDCQNRLNKYVQREETDQNNQ
- the truA gene encoding tRNA pseudouridine(38-40) synthase TruA yields the protein MLAVRYFIRLAFKGTNYHGWQIQANAATIQETINKALSTILREEIHVVGAGRTDTGVHASCFYAHFDVRANIIYERENIIFRLNRFLPDDIAIYDLFPVKEKAHARYDAISRTYQYQITAIKDPFRRESAYYCFWKLNVEKMNQACHFLFDYKDFTSFSKSQTQVKTNFCEIYQAEWTKEKHLLIFTVKANRFLRNMVRAIVGTMLEIGQEKIEPEQIKEIIESKDRSNAGYSVPPNGLFLTNIEYPDDILSEQ